One genomic segment of Actinoplanes ianthinogenes includes these proteins:
- a CDS encoding polysaccharide biosynthesis protein has translation MRGARLLPLLVDGAAWGAGLLAAVLARYDFAPGRRAVAGTLVAVALAVTLQAAIGHTRQLYRGRYRFASFDELRAVATTTAMATFTLTAAVALLSPHPVPLGLPALAGAAALTLMLGVRYVRRAQLSRRLRPDVRTAAPVILFGAGSAGANLVASMLHDPKGRYLPVALIDDDPAKSRLRILGVPVLGRRDDIPAVLARTGAELLIFAVANSNAALVREIRDRTLAAGAAFKVVPSVSELMENEVGVGDIREVQVTDLLGRHQIDTDLTTIGGYLTGKRVLVTGAGGSIGSEICRQVHYFQPAELMMLDRDETSLLAVQLSIDPQARLDDPAVILADLRDAGRIREIFRTRRPQVVFHAAALKHLALLQRHPAEAVKTNVLGTLNVLEAAESVERFVNISTDKAADPTSVLGYSKRITERLTAWTARRRRGTFLSVRFGNVLGSRGSVFTTFSTQIAEGGPVTVTHPDVTRYFMTTQEAVHLVIQAAAIGQDGEALVLDMGEPVRIAEVARQMVALARRPIAIEYTGLRPGEKLAETLFGAGETDRRPIHPLISHVEVPPLDPAQLRIPAADADTAVVIARLAEECSLPALRPAFDEAV, from the coding sequence ATGAGGGGCGCACGCCTGCTTCCGCTGCTCGTGGACGGCGCCGCATGGGGAGCCGGCCTGCTCGCTGCGGTCCTCGCCCGGTACGACTTCGCCCCCGGCCGCCGAGCCGTGGCCGGCACCCTGGTCGCGGTGGCCCTGGCCGTCACCCTGCAAGCCGCGATCGGGCACACCCGGCAGCTGTACCGGGGCCGCTACCGGTTCGCCAGCTTCGACGAGCTGCGCGCGGTGGCCACCACCACCGCCATGGCGACCTTCACGCTGACCGCGGCCGTCGCGCTGCTGTCGCCCCACCCGGTCCCGCTCGGCCTGCCCGCCCTGGCCGGCGCGGCCGCCCTGACCCTGATGCTCGGCGTCCGCTACGTCCGGCGGGCCCAGCTGTCGCGCCGGCTGCGCCCGGACGTCCGCACCGCCGCCCCGGTGATCCTGTTCGGGGCCGGTTCGGCCGGCGCCAACCTGGTCGCCTCGATGCTGCACGACCCGAAGGGCCGCTACCTGCCGGTCGCGCTGATCGACGACGACCCGGCCAAGAGCCGGCTGCGGATCCTCGGCGTGCCGGTGCTCGGCCGCCGCGACGACATCCCCGCCGTGCTCGCCCGCACCGGTGCCGAACTGCTGATCTTCGCGGTCGCCAACTCGAACGCCGCGCTGGTCCGGGAGATCCGCGACCGCACCCTGGCGGCCGGCGCCGCGTTCAAGGTGGTGCCCTCGGTCAGCGAGCTGATGGAGAACGAGGTCGGCGTCGGCGACATCCGCGAGGTGCAGGTCACCGACCTGCTCGGCCGCCACCAGATCGACACCGACCTGACCACCATCGGCGGCTACCTGACCGGTAAGCGGGTGCTGGTCACCGGCGCGGGCGGCTCGATCGGCTCGGAGATCTGCCGCCAGGTCCACTACTTCCAGCCGGCCGAGCTGATGATGCTGGACCGCGACGAGACCTCGCTGCTGGCCGTGCAGCTCTCCATCGACCCGCAGGCCCGGCTGGACGACCCCGCGGTGATCCTCGCCGACCTGCGCGACGCCGGCCGGATCCGGGAGATCTTCCGGACCCGCCGGCCGCAGGTCGTCTTCCACGCCGCCGCCCTCAAGCACCTCGCGCTGCTGCAACGGCACCCGGCCGAGGCGGTCAAGACCAATGTGCTGGGCACCCTGAACGTGCTGGAGGCGGCCGAGTCGGTGGAACGGTTCGTCAACATCTCCACCGACAAGGCGGCCGACCCGACCAGCGTGCTCGGCTACTCGAAACGGATCACCGAGCGGCTCACCGCGTGGACCGCGCGCCGCCGCCGGGGGACGTTCCTCAGTGTCCGGTTCGGCAACGTGCTGGGCAGCCGGGGGTCGGTGTTCACCACGTTCAGCACGCAGATCGCCGAGGGCGGGCCGGTCACGGTCACCCACCCGGACGTCACCCGGTACTTCATGACCACCCAGGAGGCGGTGCACCTGGTGATCCAGGCCGCCGCGATCGGGCAGGACGGCGAGGCGCTGGTGCTCGACATGGGCGAGCCGGTGCGGATCGCCGAGGTGGCACGGCAGATGGTCGCGCTGGCCCGGAGGCCGATCGCCATCGAGTACACCGGGCTGCGGCCGGGGGAGAAGCTCGCCGAGACGCTGTTCGGGGCCGGGGAGACGGACCGCCGGCCGATCCATCCGCTGATCTCGCACGTCGAGGTGCCGCCGCTGGATCCGGCGCAGCTGCGGATCCCGGCCGC
- a CDS encoding polysaccharide biosynthesis tyrosine autokinase → MGLRDYFRVARRHWLLMLISVVIALGVALVVNLNTTPVYAARVTFVFSTPVVGATDLYPASLFNTSRLTTYAKLLTSDEVATPLAGTPGVNLDVQQVRDAISSENVPDTVMMVVSVEDPDPNRALLLLTRLTKRFQNAVENLERPSPAKPSTVKVTVVSGPALEEDPVAPNALNNFALSTVVGLVIGAAGAVGREVADNTVRNAEALGVLASAPVLAAVPIDEGSPFVSPSASPRTEALREVRTQVQCAAAANSVKTLAVTSAVPGEGRSATACGLALLFAEAGQRVLIVDAELRQPRLAALLGREGSAGLSTVLDGTAALEQVLQPWGAGLWLLASGRTPPNPSELLSSPRMTELVDDVRKRFDVVIFDCPPMLPVTDAAVVAARADGTLLVVRARRTTSAQVTAAVRALHAVNATLLGCVLNMVARTGPDAVPRYDTYFPPAADRRDRWWRMSHELLGVSA, encoded by the coding sequence GTGGGCCTACGCGATTACTTCCGGGTCGCCCGCAGGCACTGGTTGTTGATGCTGATCTCGGTGGTCATCGCGCTGGGCGTGGCGCTGGTGGTCAACCTGAACACCACCCCGGTGTACGCGGCCCGGGTCACCTTCGTCTTCTCCACCCCGGTCGTCGGCGCCACCGACCTCTACCCGGCCAGCCTGTTCAACACCAGCCGACTCACCACGTACGCGAAGTTGCTGACCAGCGACGAGGTGGCCACCCCGCTGGCCGGCACGCCGGGCGTGAACCTCGACGTACAGCAGGTCCGGGACGCGATCTCGTCGGAGAACGTCCCCGACACGGTGATGATGGTGGTCAGCGTGGAGGACCCCGACCCCAACCGCGCGTTGCTGCTGCTCACCCGGCTGACCAAACGCTTCCAGAACGCGGTCGAGAACCTGGAGCGCCCGTCGCCGGCCAAACCGTCGACGGTGAAGGTCACCGTCGTCTCCGGGCCGGCTCTGGAAGAGGATCCGGTCGCGCCGAACGCGCTCAACAACTTCGCGCTCAGCACGGTCGTCGGGCTGGTGATCGGGGCCGCCGGGGCGGTGGGCCGGGAGGTGGCCGACAACACGGTGCGCAACGCCGAGGCGCTGGGCGTCCTGGCGTCCGCCCCGGTGCTGGCCGCCGTGCCGATCGACGAGGGCAGCCCGTTCGTCTCGCCGAGCGCGTCACCCCGCACCGAGGCGCTGCGCGAGGTGCGCACCCAGGTGCAGTGCGCGGCCGCCGCGAACTCGGTGAAGACCCTCGCGGTGACCAGCGCGGTTCCCGGCGAGGGCCGGTCGGCCACCGCCTGCGGGCTGGCCCTGCTCTTCGCCGAGGCCGGGCAGCGGGTGCTGATCGTCGACGCCGAGCTGCGCCAGCCACGGCTGGCCGCCCTGCTCGGGCGGGAGGGCTCGGCCGGGCTGAGCACGGTGCTGGACGGCACCGCGGCGCTGGAGCAGGTGCTCCAGCCGTGGGGGGCCGGGTTGTGGCTGCTGGCCAGTGGGCGTACGCCGCCGAACCCCAGTGAGTTGCTCAGTTCGCCGCGGATGACCGAGCTGGTCGACGACGTACGGAAAAGGTTTGATGTGGTGATCTTCGATTGCCCGCCGATGCTGCCGGTCACCGACGCCGCGGTGGTCGCCGCCCGGGCGGACGGCACGCTGCTCGTGGTGCGGGCTCGGCGCACCACGTCGGCGCAGGTCACCGCCGCGGTCCGGGCGCTGCACGCGGTGAACGCCACGCTGCTCGGGTGCGTGCTGAACATGGTGGCGCGCACCGGCCCGGACGCGGTGCCCCGGTACGACACCTACTTCCCGCCCGCCGCGGACCGCCGGGACCGCTGGTGGCGGATGTCCCACGAGCTCTTGGGTGTCTCCGCGTGA
- a CDS encoding lipopolysaccharide biosynthesis protein, translated as MRTGKSLRSLLRSVPAAVRRDYAASLLVQWFVLGTGLYLFHLVARRGSVGGFAYYQIARGTVSTLQPVLMLGLGLGLQRYLPHTEHTTRRLARRAFYVEAGLVVVVGLAAVAAGDWIAALLGLPGGRSAVTAVVTVLGGTCLCTVALAALRGNHQVIDAYLTFGLGLGLMPLVAFVAADRIEDFLIIQGLGAAAIGLWGTLVVRRPGVPQGDGFLEPTIKTLVAYGIRRMPGELALPTLFTFPTFAMAVMLPGGPQAGYVGFTTSAVTLICSLFAMLTPVLLPRLSRLFHRTGADAGVRRLLTALPVVAGVLAAGPTLVIFLGAPVLVREFLGAEFAGAVPVLRLGVLAAIPLAMFYAARPALETLLEATFLSRLLLACLTLEVVATWIATVFVAPPHAALLGLIAAATALGCDAVGLTTRALRANR; from the coding sequence ATGCGCACCGGTAAGAGTCTCCGGTCGCTGCTGCGCAGCGTCCCCGCCGCCGTGCGCCGCGACTACGCCGCCAGCCTGCTCGTCCAGTGGTTCGTCCTGGGCACCGGGCTGTACCTGTTCCACCTGGTCGCGCGGCGGGGCAGCGTCGGCGGCTTCGCCTACTACCAGATCGCCCGGGGCACGGTGAGCACGCTTCAGCCGGTGCTGATGCTCGGGCTCGGGCTCGGCTTGCAGCGCTACCTGCCGCACACCGAGCACACCACCCGCCGCCTCGCCCGTCGCGCGTTCTACGTCGAGGCCGGCCTGGTCGTCGTGGTCGGACTGGCCGCGGTGGCCGCCGGGGACTGGATCGCCGCGCTGCTCGGGCTGCCGGGCGGGCGGTCCGCGGTGACCGCCGTGGTGACCGTGCTGGGCGGCACCTGCCTGTGCACGGTCGCGCTCGCCGCCCTGCGCGGCAACCACCAGGTGATCGACGCGTACCTGACCTTCGGGTTGGGTCTGGGTCTGATGCCGCTGGTCGCGTTCGTCGCCGCGGACCGGATCGAGGACTTCCTGATCATCCAGGGCCTCGGCGCGGCGGCGATCGGGCTGTGGGGGACCCTGGTCGTGCGCCGGCCGGGCGTGCCCCAGGGCGACGGCTTCTTGGAACCGACGATCAAGACCCTGGTTGCGTACGGCATCCGCCGCATGCCCGGCGAACTGGCATTACCCACGCTCTTCACCTTCCCGACGTTCGCCATGGCGGTGATGCTGCCCGGCGGCCCGCAAGCGGGGTACGTCGGCTTCACCACCTCGGCGGTCACCCTGATCTGCTCGCTGTTCGCGATGCTCACCCCGGTGCTGCTGCCCCGGCTCAGCCGGCTGTTCCACCGCACCGGCGCGGACGCGGGCGTGCGGCGGCTGCTCACCGCACTCCCGGTGGTCGCCGGTGTGCTCGCCGCCGGCCCCACCCTGGTGATCTTCCTGGGCGCGCCGGTGCTGGTGCGCGAGTTCCTCGGCGCGGAGTTCGCCGGGGCGGTCCCGGTGCTGCGGCTCGGTGTGCTCGCCGCGATCCCGCTCGCCATGTTCTACGCGGCCCGGCCGGCGCTGGAGACGCTGCTCGAGGCGACGTTCCTGAGCCGGCTGCTGCTCGCCTGCCTCACCCTGGAGGTGGTGGCCACCTGGATCGCCACCGTGTTCGTCGCGCCCCCGCACGCGGCGCTGCTGGGCCTGATCGCGGCCGCGACGGCGCTCGGCTGCGACGCGGTCGGCCTGACCACCCGCGCCCTGCGAGCGAACAGGTGA
- a CDS encoding O-antigen ligase family protein, with product MNSEPGRPGLVVVIAFIVTLAGRFTLSRTGLDLPIVNDVRVPLFFVLLLSLILEAHRMGPHPVTGVTALFGILALLLYQGFSALWVPPGTPTGPVVGDLCAVAGLLIVYFTLANWDRDRVTATTLVLFHIAAWVYFLAAATGRGHAAGGRWAALGGGPNVFVRLMILGVITSIYLYLRSGERLIWLIPIPVFLFGAIASGSRGGIVALGLTIVIALLAIRPKLDFDRLAKPLGLLLVVGAVLVITAGPSIAGFVQSRFVEATIGEGYASQRDVLFRMALRIFLQRPILGTGVSGFYTVTDLGPGEKYVHNLPLSIAAEGGSAGLALLLVAWIGLWQAYVAVPARERSLESRTAAYCGIFIGGTSLFSGDYYDARLMWILLLLAAVRPAPEHVPLSR from the coding sequence GTGAACAGTGAGCCCGGGCGGCCCGGGCTGGTCGTCGTGATCGCCTTCATCGTGACCCTCGCCGGACGGTTCACCCTGTCCCGGACCGGCCTGGACCTGCCGATCGTCAACGACGTCCGGGTGCCGCTCTTCTTCGTGCTGCTGCTCAGCCTCATCCTGGAGGCGCACCGGATGGGCCCGCACCCGGTCACCGGCGTCACCGCGCTGTTCGGCATCCTCGCCCTGCTCCTTTATCAGGGCTTCTCCGCCCTGTGGGTGCCACCGGGCACGCCCACCGGCCCGGTGGTCGGCGACCTGTGCGCCGTCGCCGGGCTGCTGATCGTCTATTTCACCCTGGCCAACTGGGACCGGGACCGGGTCACCGCGACCACGCTGGTGCTGTTCCACATCGCGGCCTGGGTCTACTTCCTGGCCGCCGCGACCGGCCGGGGCCACGCCGCCGGCGGCCGGTGGGCGGCGCTCGGCGGCGGCCCGAACGTCTTCGTCCGCCTGATGATCCTCGGCGTGATCACCTCGATCTACCTCTACCTGCGCAGCGGCGAACGGCTGATCTGGCTGATCCCGATCCCGGTGTTCCTGTTCGGCGCGATCGCCTCCGGCTCCCGGGGCGGCATCGTCGCGCTCGGCCTGACGATCGTGATCGCGCTGCTGGCCATCCGGCCCAAGCTCGACTTCGACCGGCTGGCCAAACCGCTCGGCCTGCTCCTGGTCGTCGGCGCGGTGCTGGTGATCACCGCGGGGCCGTCGATCGCCGGGTTCGTCCAGTCCCGGTTCGTCGAGGCCACCATCGGCGAGGGCTACGCGTCGCAGCGTGACGTGCTGTTCCGGATGGCGCTGCGGATCTTCCTGCAACGGCCGATCCTGGGCACCGGGGTGAGCGGGTTCTACACGGTCACCGACCTCGGCCCCGGCGAGAAGTACGTGCACAACCTGCCGCTGTCGATCGCGGCGGAGGGTGGCTCGGCCGGCCTGGCGCTGCTGCTGGTGGCGTGGATCGGGCTGTGGCAGGCGTACGTCGCCGTGCCGGCGCGGGAACGCAGCCTGGAGTCCCGGACGGCCGCCTACTGCGGCATCTTCATCGGCGGCACCAGCCTGTTCTCCGGCGACTACTACGACGCCCGGTTGATGTGGATCCTGCTGCTGCTGGCCGCGGTCCGGCCGGCCCCCGAGCACGTGCCGCTCTCGCGGTAG
- a CDS encoding glycosyltransferase family 4 protein — protein MRITYIHQYFKTPGMAGGTRSYEFARRLVERGHEVHMITGAPDGHPAGISTEAGIVVHWLPVPYRNAMSYRRRIGAFLGFVVRSALVSGRLPHDLVFATSTPLTVAIPGAWAARRRRVPMVLEVRDVWPELPIAMGALRSPASRWAARRLEAWAYHRAARVIALSPGMADSIRRRFAGIPVTVVPNSCDRDLFAGADRAGEALRRTTPWLGDRPLVLYAGTLGLVNGVDYLVRMAARLAETDPDVRVVIIGDGRMRDDVRRLAAELGVLDRSLFLLGPVPKSEVVAYFGACDLSVSVTVDVPELANNSANKVFDGFAAGRPVAVNHGGWLADLITESGAGLVLPPGDPVGAAAATAAFLRDRPACEAARAAAARLARERFDRDRVFQDFERVLTEAYRESGTCSGAGRTAASSSRIHINRAS, from the coding sequence GTGCGGATCACCTATATCCACCAGTACTTCAAAACGCCCGGGATGGCCGGCGGGACGCGGTCCTACGAGTTCGCCCGGCGCCTGGTCGAGCGCGGTCACGAGGTCCACATGATCACCGGCGCGCCGGACGGCCACCCGGCCGGGATCAGCACCGAGGCCGGGATCGTGGTGCACTGGCTGCCGGTGCCGTACCGCAACGCGATGAGTTACCGGCGCCGGATCGGGGCGTTCCTGGGCTTCGTCGTCCGGTCGGCGCTGGTGTCCGGGCGGCTGCCGCACGACCTGGTCTTCGCGACCAGCACCCCGCTGACGGTGGCGATCCCCGGCGCCTGGGCCGCGCGGCGCCGGCGCGTGCCGATGGTGCTGGAGGTCCGGGACGTCTGGCCGGAGCTGCCGATCGCGATGGGTGCGCTGCGCTCGCCGGCCAGTCGCTGGGCGGCGCGGCGGCTGGAGGCGTGGGCGTACCACCGGGCGGCCCGGGTCATCGCGCTCTCCCCGGGGATGGCCGACAGCATCCGGCGCCGGTTTGCGGGCATCCCGGTCACCGTCGTGCCGAACAGCTGCGACCGCGACCTGTTCGCCGGCGCGGACCGGGCGGGCGAGGCGCTGCGCCGGACCACGCCGTGGCTCGGCGACCGCCCCCTGGTGCTGTACGCCGGCACCCTCGGCCTGGTCAACGGCGTGGACTACCTGGTCCGGATGGCCGCCCGGCTGGCCGAGACCGACCCGGACGTGCGGGTGGTGATCATCGGCGACGGCCGGATGCGGGACGACGTGCGGCGCCTCGCCGCCGAGCTGGGCGTGCTGGACCGGAGTCTGTTCCTGCTCGGACCGGTCCCCAAGAGCGAGGTGGTGGCCTACTTCGGCGCCTGCGACCTGTCGGTGTCGGTCACCGTCGACGTGCCCGAGCTGGCCAACAACTCGGCCAACAAGGTCTTCGACGGCTTCGCCGCGGGACGGCCGGTCGCCGTGAACCACGGCGGCTGGCTCGCCGACCTGATCACCGAGAGCGGCGCAGGCCTGGTGCTGCCGCCCGGCGACCCGGTGGGCGCGGCCGCGGCCACCGCGGCCTTCCTGCGCGACCGGCCGGCCTGCGAGGCCGCGCGGGCGGCGGCGGCCCGGCTCGCCCGCGAGCGCTTCGACCGCGATCGGGTGTTCCAGGACTTCGAGCGGGTGCTGACCGAGGCCTACCGCGAGAGCGGCACGTGCTCGGGGGCCGGCCGGACCGCGGCCAGCAGCAGCAGGATCCACATCAACCGGGCGTCGTAG
- a CDS encoding sugar transferase has protein sequence MRRSTRVTDLVQRALDIGVAGTVLVVSAPVMGAVAVLVATRIGRPVLFRQPRPGLHGKPFTLVKFRTMRDVDERSGLVTDADRLTPLGRALRASSLDELPTMWNVLRGEMSLIGPRPLLMHYLDLYTPEQARRHLVRPGVTGLAQVSGRNAVDWEERLALDVWYVDHRSLALHARILVRTVLILLRRHGITAPGDSTMPQFTGSPRAGS, from the coding sequence GTGAGGCGCTCGACAAGGGTCACCGACCTCGTGCAGCGCGCCCTCGACATCGGCGTGGCCGGCACCGTCCTGGTCGTCTCCGCCCCGGTGATGGGCGCCGTCGCGGTGCTGGTCGCGACCCGGATCGGCCGGCCGGTCCTGTTCCGCCAGCCGCGCCCGGGGCTGCACGGCAAGCCGTTCACGCTGGTCAAGTTCCGCACCATGCGGGACGTCGACGAGCGGAGCGGCCTGGTCACCGACGCCGACCGGCTCACCCCGCTGGGCCGGGCCCTGCGGGCCAGCAGCCTGGACGAGCTGCCGACCATGTGGAACGTGCTGCGGGGCGAGATGAGCCTGATCGGGCCGCGACCGCTGCTCATGCACTACCTCGACCTGTACACCCCGGAGCAGGCCCGCCGTCATCTGGTCCGGCCCGGCGTCACCGGTCTCGCGCAGGTGAGCGGGCGCAACGCGGTGGACTGGGAGGAACGGCTGGCGCTCGACGTCTGGTACGTCGACCACCGCTCGCTCGCGCTGCACGCGCGGATCCTGGTGCGGACCGTGCTGATCCTGCTGCGCCGGCACGGCATCACCGCACCGGGCGACTCGACGATGCCGCAGTTCACCGGGTCACCGCGGGCGGGCTCCTAG
- a CDS encoding DegT/DnrJ/EryC1/StrS family aminotransferase, which produces MIANSQTVLLSGPDVGRLEQEYVLAALQSGWIAPVGPDLDRFEREIADRAGVPHAVGVTSGTAALHLALLGLGIGPGDVVVVPTLTFVATANVVVYTGATPVFADCDPVTGNLDPDLLAALLAELSAEGAPVRAVLTVDLYGSCADYERILPLCAGYGIPVIEDAAEALGATHRGRAAGSFGRAAALSFNGNKIITSSGGGMLLTADGELAGRARHLAGQARLPAEHYEHAEVGYNYRLSNLLAALGRAQLCRLDEMIERRRAVHDAYAKVFAHLDGVSLLGDADPAANCWLTCVVVDPDRAGWSAAELAAHLAERNVETRPLFKPMHLQPLFAGARAALSGAAERLFRTGLALPSGSALTPEQVRRVLDEITEFLDGHR; this is translated from the coding sequence ATGATCGCCAACAGTCAGACCGTTCTGCTGTCCGGGCCCGATGTCGGCCGCCTGGAGCAGGAGTATGTGCTGGCCGCCCTCCAGTCGGGCTGGATCGCCCCGGTCGGTCCGGACCTCGACCGGTTCGAGCGGGAGATCGCCGACCGGGCCGGCGTGCCGCACGCGGTCGGCGTCACCTCGGGCACCGCAGCCCTGCACCTGGCCCTGCTCGGGCTCGGCATCGGCCCGGGCGACGTCGTCGTGGTGCCCACCCTCACCTTCGTGGCGACCGCGAACGTGGTCGTCTACACCGGCGCCACCCCGGTTTTCGCCGACTGTGACCCGGTCACCGGCAACCTCGACCCCGACCTGCTGGCCGCCCTGCTCGCCGAGCTAAGCGCGGAGGGCGCGCCGGTGCGCGCGGTGCTGACCGTCGACCTGTACGGCAGCTGCGCCGACTACGAGCGGATCCTCCCGCTCTGCGCCGGCTACGGCATCCCGGTGATCGAGGACGCCGCCGAGGCGCTCGGCGCCACCCACCGGGGCAGGGCGGCCGGCTCGTTCGGCCGGGCGGCGGCGCTGTCCTTCAACGGCAACAAGATCATCACGTCGTCCGGTGGTGGCATGCTGCTCACCGCCGACGGCGAGCTGGCCGGGCGGGCGCGGCACCTGGCCGGTCAGGCGCGGCTGCCGGCCGAGCACTACGAGCACGCCGAGGTCGGCTACAACTACCGGCTGAGCAACCTGTTGGCGGCGCTCGGCCGGGCGCAGCTGTGCCGGCTGGACGAGATGATCGAGCGACGGCGGGCGGTGCACGACGCGTACGCGAAGGTCTTCGCCCACCTCGACGGCGTGAGCCTGCTGGGCGACGCGGACCCGGCCGCGAACTGCTGGCTCACCTGCGTCGTGGTCGATCCGGACCGGGCCGGCTGGTCGGCCGCCGAACTGGCCGCGCACCTGGCGGAGCGGAACGTGGAGACCCGCCCGCTCTTCAAGCCGATGCATCTCCAGCCGCTTTTCGCCGGCGCCCGGGCCGCCCTGAGCGGCGCCGCCGAACGCCTGTTCCGGACCGGCCTGGCCCTGCCCAGCGGCTCCGCGCTCACCCCGGAGCAGGTGCGGCGGGTCCTCGACGAGATCACCGAGTTCCTGGACGGTCACCGGTGA
- a CDS encoding DedA family protein — protein MSQYVDLLATGRWVLVVVLAAALFDVVLPFIPSETIIMAVGVGVAETGRPPLIAVILAAAAGVTLGDGLAYLAGRRGGAVVTGRLRRSRRGAVIHDWVLAVMRRHGAPLIVLGRYVPGVRPVTAFTAGAVGYPARRYAAFTAAGAVVWAAQSALLGYLGGVAFADHPLAGFAMAWLSAGVVTLAAMAAQRHAAALGRRVTGLTRRRTGPRSGPRSGEREEADREPTADRSRG, from the coding sequence ATGTCGCAGTACGTCGATCTGCTGGCCACCGGCCGCTGGGTGCTGGTGGTCGTGCTGGCCGCTGCTCTGTTCGACGTCGTGCTGCCGTTCATCCCGAGCGAGACGATCATCATGGCGGTCGGCGTCGGGGTGGCCGAGACGGGGCGGCCGCCGCTGATCGCGGTGATCCTCGCGGCGGCGGCCGGGGTGACGCTCGGGGACGGGCTGGCCTATCTCGCCGGGCGGCGGGGCGGTGCCGTGGTCACCGGGCGGCTGCGCCGGAGCCGGCGCGGCGCGGTGATCCACGACTGGGTGCTGGCGGTGATGCGGCGGCACGGTGCTCCGCTGATCGTTCTCGGTCGCTACGTGCCCGGGGTGCGGCCGGTGACGGCGTTCACCGCCGGTGCGGTGGGCTATCCGGCCCGGCGCTACGCGGCTTTCACGGCGGCCGGCGCGGTCGTCTGGGCGGCACAGAGCGCGTTGCTCGGCTATCTGGGCGGGGTGGCGTTCGCGGATCATCCGCTGGCCGGTTTCGCGATGGCGTGGCTCAGTGCCGGCGTGGTGACGCTGGCGGCGATGGCGGCGCAGCGGCACGCGGCTGCGCTGGGCCGCCGGGTCACCGGTCTGACGCGCCGACGGACCGGACCGCGATCCGGACCGCGATCCGGAGAGCGGGAGGAAGCGGACCGGGAGCCGACCGCGGACCGGAGCCGTGGGTGA
- a CDS encoding MFS transporter, which translates to MSALTKLLSTAYVKRLLIASQTGRLPMASAPLALLLFAREAHSLTLAGLVVGAYTAGMAVSAPILARIVDRWRQPPVLWGSALLSGVGFVLVAVSGHALAVTLAGALLAGLGTPPLEACLRALWPDLVEPDAIAAAYSLDIAVQEVIYVTGPLVTLAAVAIAGPPAGLLAAAVLQLAGVAIFAATPAVRTWRGVAAVRHWAGPLRVFRFVVILLGVICAGAAIGSLPVAVTGYAEAVGDRSISGWLLAAQATGALIGGLVYMRVRPGGRARLPLVTVGLAAGFVPLLAIPGPWPMALLLAVAGLSLPPVLTAVFLTADRLTPAGTAVEAFAWIITAFTVGSAAGAAITGPLVGESLRSGFAFAPVAGLLAVGAMSAASLTGRHPADRREAAVGS; encoded by the coding sequence ATGTCCGCCCTCACCAAACTGCTCTCCACCGCGTACGTAAAACGTCTTCTGATCGCGAGCCAAACCGGACGCCTGCCCATGGCCTCGGCCCCCCTCGCTCTGCTGCTCTTCGCCCGCGAGGCGCACAGCCTCACGCTGGCCGGCCTGGTCGTCGGCGCCTACACCGCGGGCATGGCGGTCAGCGCGCCGATCCTCGCCCGGATCGTCGACCGCTGGCGGCAACCCCCGGTCCTGTGGGGTTCCGCCCTGCTCTCCGGCGTCGGCTTCGTCCTGGTGGCGGTCAGCGGGCACGCCCTCGCGGTCACGCTGGCCGGCGCGCTGCTGGCCGGGCTCGGCACCCCGCCCCTGGAGGCGTGCCTCCGCGCTCTCTGGCCGGATCTGGTCGAGCCCGACGCGATCGCCGCGGCCTACTCGCTGGACATCGCGGTCCAGGAGGTCATCTATGTGACCGGTCCGCTGGTCACCCTCGCCGCGGTGGCGATCGCCGGCCCGCCCGCCGGTCTGCTCGCCGCCGCGGTGCTCCAGCTCGCCGGCGTAGCGATCTTCGCCGCCACGCCTGCGGTCCGCACCTGGCGCGGTGTCGCCGCGGTGCGGCACTGGGCCGGGCCGCTGCGCGTGTTCCGCTTCGTCGTCATCCTGCTGGGCGTGATCTGCGCCGGCGCCGCGATCGGCAGCCTCCCGGTGGCGGTCACCGGGTATGCCGAGGCGGTCGGCGACCGGTCGATCAGCGGCTGGCTGCTGGCCGCGCAGGCGACCGGCGCGCTGATCGGCGGCCTGGTCTACATGCGGGTTCGCCCCGGCGGACGGGCTCGTCTCCCGCTGGTCACCGTCGGGCTGGCCGCCGGATTCGTACCGTTGCTGGCGATTCCCGGGCCGTGGCCGATGGCGCTGCTGCTCGCGGTGGCCGGGCTGTCCCTGCCGCCGGTCCTGACCGCCGTCTTCCTGACCGCCGATCGGCTCACCCCGGCCGGCACCGCGGTGGAGGCGTTCGCCTGGATCATCACGGCGTTCACCGTGGGCAGCGCGGCGGGCGCGGCGATCACCGGGCCGCTGGTCGGGGAGAGCCTCCGCTCCGGCTTCGCCTTCGCGCCGGTGGCCGGCCTGCTGGCGGTCGGCGCGATGTCCGCGGCGTCCCTCACCGGCCGCCACCCCGCCGATCGGCGCGAGGCCGCGGTCGGTTCCTGA